One Fontisphaera persica DNA window includes the following coding sequences:
- a CDS encoding helix-turn-helix domain-containing protein, giving the protein MRLNLNCAIVPAAMGLRQCPHSLPCPVSQPDGPAVCPFSEAAVWREAQADWQPLHGNFHRLGFSVEWHDFTLTQPLNWGPAFHAEGVEICLNLSGQGRVWAPSGSGEVQLEPETAAFYGRRRARLQAERAGGQRHQFITIELSLAFLRQQSFDPTQWHPAVRQLMAGRARTALAPAVRLNEAHRWLMAGLRQPPASCGTARLWYLAKVLEAASLFLLSPEQHEAQEAAQSRLQRLNQERALAVAAYLREHLSEPLTLEQIGRKVGVSPCYLSRIFAQIMGCGIFQYLRDLRLDRAAELLRERKGNVSEVALEVGYSSFSHFSQAFRERFGCCPGLYPLQTPAQKTADTAPPHQRGIGGRGGRPGGP; this is encoded by the coding sequence TTGAGACTCAATCTCAATTGTGCCATCGTTCCCGCTGCCATGGGTCTGCGCCAATGTCCCCATTCGCTGCCGTGCCCGGTCTCCCAACCGGACGGCCCTGCAGTGTGCCCCTTTTCGGAGGCCGCCGTCTGGCGTGAAGCCCAGGCCGACTGGCAGCCCTTGCACGGAAATTTCCATCGCCTGGGCTTCAGCGTGGAATGGCACGACTTCACCCTCACCCAGCCCTTGAACTGGGGGCCGGCTTTTCATGCGGAAGGCGTGGAAATTTGCCTGAATCTGTCCGGCCAGGGACGGGTTTGGGCGCCCTCGGGGAGCGGAGAGGTGCAATTGGAACCCGAGACGGCCGCGTTTTACGGACGCCGCCGGGCGCGGTTGCAGGCCGAGCGGGCCGGCGGGCAGCGGCATCAATTCATCACCATCGAGTTGTCGCTGGCCTTTTTGCGGCAGCAAAGTTTTGATCCAACCCAGTGGCATCCGGCGGTTCGCCAGCTCATGGCCGGCCGTGCCCGCACGGCCCTTGCGCCAGCCGTGCGGTTGAACGAGGCGCATCGCTGGCTCATGGCGGGATTGCGCCAGCCTCCTGCCTCCTGCGGCACCGCACGCTTATGGTACCTGGCCAAGGTGCTGGAAGCCGCCAGCTTGTTTCTCCTGTCACCCGAACAGCATGAAGCACAGGAAGCGGCCCAGTCGCGTTTGCAGCGCTTGAATCAGGAGCGCGCCCTGGCGGTGGCGGCGTATTTGCGGGAGCATTTGTCCGAACCGCTGACCCTGGAGCAAATCGGGCGGAAGGTGGGGGTTAGCCCCTGTTATTTAAGCCGCATTTTCGCCCAAATCATGGGCTGCGGCATATTCCAGTATTTGCGTGATTTGCGGCTGGACCGCGCGGCGGAATTGTTGCGCGAAAGAAAAGGCAATGTCAGCGAGGTGGCGCTGGAAGTGGGGTATTCGAGCTTCAGCCATTTCAGCCAGGCTTTTCGGGAGCGTTTTGGCTGCTGCCCGGGGTTGTATCCCCTGCAAACGCCGGCCCAAAAGACTGCGGACACCGCACCACCGCATCAGCGCGGAATAGGTGGCAGAGGCGGCAGGCCGGGCGGGCCTTGA
- a CDS encoding acetyl-CoA carboxylase carboxyltransferase subunit alpha: protein MKHQLDFEKPIAELQRKLDELKQHPQAHSFKEEIERMEKKLEESRRQVFSSLTPWQRVQLARHPKRPYTLDYIQLAFTDFSELHGDRLYAEDRAVVGGFARIQGHRVMVIGTQKGRDTKENIRRNFGCAHPEGYRKALRLMRMAHKFGLPIITLIDTAGAYPGIGAEERHIAEAIAVNLREMMLFEVPIIAAVIGEGGSGGALGIGVADRVLILENAYYSVISPEGCAAILWKDRSAAAKAAEALKITAKDLFELKLVDEIVPEPLGGAHNDWATTAATLKERLVCHLEELLKLPTSELLKKRYEKFRAFGHFLEKPTAPAAAEAAAKSA, encoded by the coding sequence ATGAAGCATCAGCTCGATTTCGAGAAGCCAATCGCGGAATTGCAGCGGAAACTGGATGAGCTTAAACAGCATCCCCAGGCGCATTCCTTCAAAGAGGAAATCGAGCGCATGGAGAAGAAGCTCGAAGAAAGCCGCCGCCAGGTGTTCAGTTCGCTCACCCCCTGGCAACGGGTGCAACTGGCCCGCCATCCCAAGCGGCCTTACACGCTGGATTACATTCAACTGGCCTTCACGGATTTTAGCGAGCTGCACGGTGACCGGCTTTATGCCGAAGACCGGGCGGTGGTGGGCGGTTTTGCCCGGATTCAGGGCCATCGGGTGATGGTCATTGGCACGCAAAAGGGGCGCGATACCAAGGAAAACATCCGGCGCAACTTCGGCTGCGCCCATCCCGAAGGCTACCGCAAAGCCCTGCGCCTGATGCGCATGGCCCACAAGTTTGGCCTGCCCATCATCACCCTGATTGATACGGCGGGCGCGTATCCCGGCATCGGCGCCGAGGAACGCCACATTGCCGAGGCCATTGCGGTCAATTTGCGGGAAATGATGCTTTTCGAGGTGCCCATCATCGCCGCCGTGATTGGCGAGGGCGGCTCTGGCGGCGCGCTGGGCATTGGCGTGGCCGACCGGGTGCTGATTCTGGAAAATGCCTACTATTCGGTCATCAGTCCGGAAGGTTGCGCCGCGATTCTGTGGAAAGACCGCTCGGCAGCAGCCAAGGCTGCGGAGGCCCTGAAGATTACCGCCAAAGACCTCTTTGAATTGAAGCTGGTGGATGAAATCGTGCCGGAGCCGCTGGGCGGGGCACACAATGATTGGGCGACCACAGCCGCCACCTTGAAGGAACGGCTGGTGTGCCATTTGGAGGAGCTGCTGAAACTGCCCACCAGCGAGCTGTTGAAAAAGCGCTACGAGAAATTCCGGGCCTTCGGGCATTTCCTGGAGAAGCCCACGGCGCCCGCCGCGGCGGAGGCCGCTGCCAAATCAGCATGA
- a CDS encoding CotH kinase family protein, with amino-acid sequence MRRMVPPWLAATMVAWLASLLPGAAAGGAPAQDESAFLFASNRLLEVEIEVAPGDWDKLREEHHDLVAALGPARLEKEPPDPYHLYPATVRIDGVTVAKVGLRKRGFLGSASTVRPSLGIRFDAYDKNQLFKGLKRMSLNNNLQDPSQMRQVLAYRLFAEAGVPAPRCALARVTVNGQYLGVYSHVEAVDEVFLRRRFGSSAGHLYEGRLSDFRPDWIKTFERKNHKEEASTRDLEAIKEALELPAPEMLETLSRLVDLDAFRSFWAMESLLGHWDSYSNGGNNFFVYFRPGNGPMLFIPWGADSVLGIPDPFREGPAPVSVMAGTLLPHRLYEIPGERAAYRERLRELLRSVWNEEALLAEVDRLSRLVRPHLHVAPSRFQTSVVQLRAFIRGRRSAMEAELNGPAPRWGLELRKSPCLHPAGRVTAEFETSWRERFDLRALGPASLTLTSPDGQVTRAQARAAAHRSDDGRYPEGVAVWFVGGNLWEVRLRGGAVLIPPEHFAAGRIPLNGTHALGIFLDAPFGQGRQKLGGILVGTLHLDSAATKPGAQIKGRLEAELYVLEKP; translated from the coding sequence ATGAGACGCATGGTGCCCCCATGGCTTGCCGCAACAATGGTGGCCTGGCTGGCCAGCCTGCTCCCTGGCGCCGCAGCCGGGGGCGCGCCGGCCCAGGATGAGTCAGCTTTCCTGTTTGCCTCCAACCGCCTCCTGGAAGTGGAAATTGAGGTGGCCCCCGGGGATTGGGACAAATTGCGCGAGGAACACCACGATTTGGTGGCCGCCCTTGGACCAGCCCGGCTGGAGAAGGAGCCGCCCGACCCGTACCATCTCTATCCGGCCACGGTGCGCATTGACGGGGTAACAGTGGCCAAAGTTGGCCTGCGCAAGCGCGGTTTTCTTGGCTCGGCCAGCACTGTCCGGCCCTCGCTGGGCATCCGGTTTGATGCCTACGACAAAAACCAGCTTTTCAAGGGGTTAAAGCGCATGTCCTTGAACAACAACTTGCAAGACCCCTCACAAATGCGGCAGGTGCTGGCGTACCGCCTCTTCGCCGAGGCCGGCGTCCCCGCCCCGCGCTGCGCCCTGGCCCGGGTCACCGTCAACGGCCAGTATCTGGGTGTCTATTCGCATGTCGAGGCAGTGGACGAAGTTTTCCTGCGCCGCCGCTTTGGTAGCAGCGCCGGCCATTTGTATGAAGGGCGGTTGAGTGATTTCCGGCCGGATTGGATAAAAACTTTTGAGCGCAAGAATCATAAGGAGGAGGCTTCCACCCGTGACCTTGAGGCCATCAAGGAAGCCCTTGAACTGCCGGCTCCAGAGATGCTCGAAACCTTGTCCCGCCTGGTGGATTTGGATGCCTTCCGCTCGTTTTGGGCCATGGAATCGCTCCTGGGCCATTGGGATTCCTACTCCAACGGCGGCAATAATTTCTTTGTTTATTTCCGGCCCGGCAACGGCCCCATGCTTTTCATCCCCTGGGGTGCCGACAGTGTGCTGGGCATTCCTGACCCCTTCCGCGAAGGCCCGGCGCCGGTGTCGGTGATGGCCGGCACGCTCCTGCCGCATCGCCTGTATGAAATCCCCGGGGAACGTGCGGCCTACCGGGAACGCTTGCGGGAATTGCTGCGCTCTGTTTGGAACGAAGAGGCGCTGCTGGCGGAGGTGGACCGCTTGAGCCGGCTGGTGCGGCCGCATTTGCATGTTGCCCCCAGCCGCTTCCAGACCTCGGTGGTTCAATTGCGCGCCTTCATTCGCGGCCGGCGTTCCGCCATGGAAGCCGAATTGAACGGCCCGGCGCCGCGCTGGGGACTGGAGCTGCGCAAATCGCCCTGCCTCCATCCCGCGGGCAGGGTGACGGCGGAATTTGAGACCTCGTGGCGGGAGCGCTTCGATTTGCGTGCCCTTGGGCCGGCTTCTCTCACGCTGACCTCCCCTGACGGGCAAGTCACCCGTGCCCAGGCACGGGCGGCAGCGCACCGTTCGGATGACGGCCGCTACCCCGAGGGCGTGGCGGTGTGGTTTGTGGGGGGCAATCTTTGGGAAGTGCGCCTGCGCGGGGGCGCCGTGTTAATACCCCCGGAACATTTTGCCGCCGGCCGCATCCCGCTGAATGGCACGCACGCGTTGGGCATCTTCCTGGATGCGCCTTTTGGCCAGGGACGGCAGAAACTGGGAGGGATTCTGGTGGGAACTTTGCATCTGGACTCTGCCGCGACGAAACCCGGCGCCCAGATTAAAGGGCGTTTGGAAGCTGAATTGTACGTCTTGGAAAAGCCCTGA
- a CDS encoding APC family permease codes for MSLFRRKNIRDMQAEALGSQHLRRALGPVNLVMLGIGAIIGTGIFVLTGTVAAVNAGPAVVLSFVLAGIAAVFAAFCYSEFASLVPMSGSAYAYGYATLGEFFAWIIGWDLILEYAVGAVTVAIGWSGYVVSFLKDIGVNLPPQLIAATGTTVTLANGQVVTAWFNLPAVFIVAVITTLLVVGIKESAGFNNFIVIIKLAVILIFIGGAIWAINPSNWTPFIPEYESPRHFGWSGVLAGAQIVFFAYIGFDAVSTAAQEARNPQRDMPIGIIGSLLVCTVLYILVSGIATGVVHYKDLNVADPIALVADRANLGWMADLIKVGAIAGLSSVILVMLYGQSRVFWAMSNDGLLPPFVNKVHPRFRTPWLTSIFTGLGVAFFAGVLTVREASELCSIGTLLAFVIVSVGIVVLRIREPHLPRAFKCPAVWFVGPMGALTAGTLMAFASATTWKRLIIWLIIGLIIYFSYSRHRSKLAHGQQPNGSMPPP; via the coding sequence ATGAGTCTTTTCCGCCGGAAAAACATCCGCGACATGCAGGCTGAAGCGCTGGGCAGCCAACATTTGCGCCGGGCGCTCGGGCCGGTCAATCTGGTGATGCTGGGCATCGGCGCCATTATTGGCACGGGCATCTTCGTGCTGACGGGCACGGTGGCGGCGGTCAACGCGGGGCCGGCAGTGGTTCTTTCCTTTGTGCTGGCGGGCATCGCTGCGGTGTTTGCGGCGTTTTGTTATAGCGAATTCGCCAGCCTGGTGCCGATGTCGGGCAGCGCCTACGCTTATGGGTACGCCACCCTGGGCGAGTTTTTTGCCTGGATTATCGGCTGGGACCTCATCCTGGAATATGCCGTGGGGGCGGTGACCGTGGCCATCGGCTGGTCCGGCTATGTGGTGTCGTTTCTGAAGGATATTGGGGTGAATTTGCCGCCGCAGCTCATCGCCGCCACCGGCACCACTGTGACCCTGGCCAATGGCCAGGTGGTGACGGCGTGGTTCAATCTGCCCGCGGTATTCATCGTGGCGGTCATCACCACGTTGCTGGTGGTGGGCATTAAAGAGTCCGCCGGCTTCAACAACTTCATTGTCATCATCAAACTGGCGGTCATTCTGATTTTCATTGGCGGGGCCATTTGGGCCATCAACCCCTCGAATTGGACGCCCTTCATCCCGGAATATGAAAGCCCGCGCCATTTTGGCTGGTCCGGGGTGCTGGCGGGCGCGCAAATCGTTTTCTTCGCCTACATCGGTTTTGACGCGGTCAGCACCGCCGCGCAGGAGGCGCGGAACCCCCAGCGGGACATGCCGATTGGCATCATCGGCTCGCTGCTGGTTTGCACGGTGCTTTATATTCTGGTCTCCGGCATTGCCACCGGCGTGGTGCACTACAAGGACTTGAACGTGGCTGATCCCATCGCCCTGGTGGCCGATCGCGCCAACCTTGGCTGGATGGCGGACTTGATCAAAGTGGGGGCCATTGCCGGGCTGTCTTCGGTGATTTTGGTGATGCTTTATGGCCAGTCGCGTGTTTTTTGGGCCATGTCCAATGACGGTTTGCTGCCGCCGTTTGTGAACAAGGTGCATCCCCGGTTTCGCACGCCGTGGCTTACCTCCATTTTTACCGGCCTGGGCGTGGCCTTCTTTGCGGGGGTCTTGACGGTGCGCGAGGCGAGCGAGCTGTGCTCCATCGGCACGCTGCTGGCGTTTGTGATTGTTTCGGTGGGCATTGTGGTGTTGCGCATTCGCGAGCCGCATCTGCCCCGCGCCTTCAAGTGCCCGGCCGTCTGGTTTGTGGGGCCGATGGGGGCGCTTACGGCCGGCACGCTCATGGCCTTTGCTTCAGCCACCACCTGGAAGCGGCTGATTATCTGGCTCATCATCGGCCTGATTATTTATTTCTCCTACAGCCGCCATCGGAGCAAGCTGGCTCACGGGCAGCAACCCAACGGCAGCATGCCGCCGCCTTGA
- the rsmB gene encoding 16S rRNA (cytosine(967)-C(5))-methyltransferase RsmB → MKAQNPREIAARILLGSTRGAGFVENRLESELARHALVAPDQRLVMELVYGVIRWQATLDHLIDRQVSRRKPEPRLRQLLRLGLYQMFWLDRIPDHAAVHETVSLARRLGCDSGAGFLNAVLRAFARQKESTRQYLAELKQNRPALGYSHPQWLVDRWLARWGEEDVRRFLDWNNTPPPLWVRVNTLKWTVADLQARWRQEGVEFEPFQADWLPEGWVFRLKEHPPLSSLVSFATGGFYVQDPSTLLAPLALEPQPGQTILDACAAPGGKTTFIAQLVRNEAIMTAWDASPERLQRLRENLERLGAAKVTVAAADWDAAPEAVYDRILLDVPCSNTGVMRRRVELRWRLQPQEIQRLARQQSQLLNRAARRLRPGGRLVYSTCSVEPEENQGVVHAFLLENPQWKCLSEKTLLPFKDHVDGAYIAVLTHA, encoded by the coding sequence GTGAAGGCGCAAAATCCAAGAGAAATTGCGGCCCGGATTTTGCTGGGCAGCACCCGGGGAGCGGGATTTGTTGAAAACCGGTTGGAATCCGAACTGGCCCGGCACGCGCTGGTGGCGCCGGACCAGCGCCTGGTCATGGAGCTGGTTTATGGGGTCATCCGCTGGCAGGCCACCCTTGACCATCTCATTGACCGCCAGGTCTCCCGCCGCAAACCCGAGCCGCGCCTCCGCCAGCTCCTGCGCCTGGGCCTTTACCAGATGTTCTGGTTGGACCGCATCCCCGACCACGCGGCGGTCCATGAAACGGTCTCCCTCGCCCGGCGGTTGGGCTGCGACTCAGGCGCCGGCTTTCTCAATGCGGTCTTGCGGGCTTTTGCCCGGCAAAAAGAGTCCACCCGCCAATACCTCGCCGAGCTGAAGCAAAACCGACCGGCCCTGGGTTATTCCCATCCCCAATGGCTGGTGGACCGATGGCTGGCCCGCTGGGGTGAGGAGGACGTCCGTCGCTTCCTGGATTGGAACAACACCCCCCCGCCCCTGTGGGTGCGCGTGAACACTTTGAAATGGACGGTTGCGGATTTGCAGGCCCGCTGGCGGCAGGAAGGAGTGGAATTTGAGCCGTTTCAAGCGGACTGGCTGCCCGAAGGTTGGGTCTTCCGGTTGAAGGAGCACCCGCCGTTGTCCTCGCTGGTGAGCTTTGCCACGGGCGGTTTTTATGTGCAGGACCCCAGCACCTTGCTGGCGCCGCTGGCGCTGGAGCCGCAGCCTGGTCAGACTATTCTGGATGCCTGCGCGGCCCCGGGCGGCAAAACCACGTTCATCGCCCAGCTCGTCCGTAATGAGGCCATAATGACTGCCTGGGATGCCAGCCCAGAGCGGCTCCAGCGCTTGCGGGAGAACCTGGAGCGGCTCGGCGCTGCCAAAGTCACCGTGGCAGCCGCCGATTGGGACGCTGCCCCTGAAGCCGTTTATGACCGCATTCTCCTCGACGTCCCGTGCAGCAACACGGGCGTGATGCGGCGGCGCGTCGAGCTGCGCTGGCGCTTGCAACCCCAAGAAATCCAGCGCCTGGCCCGCCAGCAGAGTCAACTGCTCAACCGGGCAGCCCGCAGGTTGCGCCCGGGCGGCCGTCTGGTGTACAGCACCTGCAGCGTTGAGCCAGAGGAAAATCAAGGGGTGGTCCACGCCTTTTTATTGGAGAATCCCCAATGGAAGTGCTTGTCAGAGAAAACGTTGTTACCGTTTAAGGACCATGTGGATGGGGCTTATATCGCGGTCCTGACGCACGCCTGA
- a CDS encoding GreA/GreB family elongation factor, with protein sequence MSETNLRAEFEKLAIQGKILTKHVEPLVALTENRYCYHKHWGFGKITTVDTVFARFAIDFKDRPNHQMDLNFAAETLKPIPPTHILARKAMNLEELRQMAALHHLELIKLVLNSFGGKASLDQIQQLLVPDVINADWRKWWEAARAEMKKDGHFIIPVKKTDPIIYKEETVSPRERLLQEFRTAKGLKARNAVAQQMLRSLSDLPEPEALVKEVCAALNAEIVNYQRTQPATALDAIFTRDDLRKAVNLPAEPGEVTEAAIWNQSEAQVAAVLEAAPAPRHRRMLQSFQAAHPETWAQDLLAAINGVSVKLVTELAHILLHEHKLDELKMCLSRLISQHQASSDLLLWLAKERSDTFADILGPEVFRAMLSAIERDQFSERKSNRLRDYIVDDQELLVELISSADIEVIKDLTRALQLSPCFDDMDKRSLLARIVKSYPDMQSLITGEQTRQDNYFLVSWESLERRRNEYNELVQKKIPANAREIAIARSYGDLRENHEYKAAKEMQKLLMRRKAELEHQIQHARGTDFANASTEAVSIGTRVTVTDLETQHVETYTILGAWDTDADRGIVSYLSPIGKALIGKKVGEEAEIEGEHHHNRRFRIESITRAFEPEAEPATAPLAAPVIPASPPAEAAPAGTDAALPDKASAMSAPQTQNA encoded by the coding sequence ATGTCAGAAACGAACTTACGCGCTGAATTTGAAAAACTGGCCATACAGGGCAAGATTTTAACCAAGCATGTGGAGCCTTTGGTGGCGCTGACCGAGAACCGGTATTGCTACCACAAGCACTGGGGCTTTGGCAAAATCACGACGGTGGACACCGTCTTTGCGCGTTTTGCCATTGATTTCAAAGACCGCCCCAATCACCAGATGGACCTCAACTTCGCGGCGGAAACGTTAAAGCCCATCCCGCCCACCCATATCCTGGCCCGCAAGGCCATGAATCTGGAGGAATTGCGCCAAATGGCGGCCTTGCACCACCTGGAGCTGATTAAACTGGTGCTCAACAGCTTTGGCGGCAAGGCCAGCCTCGACCAGATTCAACAGCTTCTGGTGCCGGATGTCATCAACGCGGACTGGCGCAAATGGTGGGAGGCGGCCCGTGCCGAGATGAAAAAGGACGGCCACTTCATCATCCCCGTTAAAAAGACCGACCCCATTATCTACAAAGAGGAAACCGTCTCCCCGCGGGAGCGGCTGTTACAAGAGTTTCGGACGGCCAAGGGCCTCAAGGCGCGCAATGCCGTCGCGCAACAAATGCTCCGCTCCCTGTCCGACCTGCCGGAGCCGGAAGCCCTGGTCAAGGAAGTGTGTGCCGCGTTGAATGCTGAGATTGTCAATTACCAGCGCACCCAGCCGGCCACGGCGCTGGACGCCATTTTTACCCGGGACGATTTGCGCAAGGCGGTGAACCTGCCCGCTGAGCCGGGCGAGGTGACCGAGGCCGCCATATGGAATCAATCGGAAGCGCAGGTGGCGGCGGTATTGGAGGCGGCCCCGGCCCCCCGGCATCGCCGCATGTTGCAATCCTTCCAGGCCGCGCACCCGGAAACGTGGGCGCAGGACTTGCTGGCGGCCATCAACGGCGTGTCCGTCAAGCTGGTGACAGAGCTGGCCCATATCCTCTTGCATGAGCACAAGCTGGATGAATTGAAGATGTGCCTCTCCCGGCTTATCAGCCAGCATCAGGCCAGCAGCGACCTGCTGCTCTGGCTGGCCAAGGAGCGCTCGGATACTTTTGCCGACATCCTGGGCCCGGAAGTCTTCCGGGCCATGCTCTCGGCCATCGAGCGCGACCAGTTCAGCGAGCGCAAGAGCAACCGGCTCCGGGATTACATCGTGGATGACCAGGAGTTGCTGGTGGAGCTGATTAGCTCGGCGGACATTGAGGTCATCAAAGACCTCACGCGCGCCTTGCAGCTTAGTCCCTGCTTTGACGACATGGACAAGCGCTCGCTGCTCGCCCGGATTGTCAAGAGCTACCCGGACATGCAATCCCTGATTACGGGCGAACAGACCCGGCAGGACAATTACTTTCTGGTGTCGTGGGAAAGCCTGGAGCGCCGCCGCAATGAATACAATGAGCTGGTGCAGAAGAAAATCCCGGCCAATGCCCGTGAAATTGCCATCGCCCGCAGTTACGGCGACCTGCGCGAAAACCACGAATACAAGGCGGCCAAGGAAATGCAAAAGCTCCTCATGCGCCGCAAGGCCGAGCTGGAGCACCAGATTCAACATGCCCGCGGCACCGATTTTGCCAATGCCTCCACCGAGGCGGTCAGCATCGGCACCCGCGTGACCGTCACGGACCTCGAAACCCAGCACGTCGAGACTTACACCATCCTGGGCGCATGGGATACCGATGCCGACCGCGGCATCGTCAGCTATCTCTCCCCCATTGGCAAGGCCCTCATCGGCAAAAAAGTGGGCGAGGAAGCGGAAATCGAGGGTGAACACCATCACAACCGCCGCTTCCGCATCGAGTCCATTACCCGCGCTTTTGAGCCAGAGGCGGAGCCGGCCACCGCACCCCTTGCGGCGCCGGTCATCCCCGCTTCCCCGCCGGCGGAGGCCGCCCCCGCCGGAACCGACGCGGCCTTGCCAGACAAGGCGTCGGCCATGTCGGCCCCGCAAACGCAAAACGCCTGA
- a CDS encoding carbon-nitrogen hydrolase family protein has product MKTLCCALLGGLAFALFAGETVVFQARDFDSPPEAAGWRPFSPRDETRPLCTVARRGGRSGSALQIASGGNLAAFGGWRTEIQGLTGGAVYQFSAWCRTTGVPLERRSVIARLEWQDARGRQARPPDYAIDTAREGRWMRMEYTTRIPTNATAVKLELALAFAPNGVVWWDDVELRQLPAMPQRPVRLLTVYLRPRNTGGPAQSVEEFCRLVEAAKPPLDLVCLPEGITVIGTGKTYAEVSETVPGPTTERLGRLAQKLRCYVVAGLYERVGHVVYNTAVLVNREGRLVGKYRKTHLPREEWEAGITPGNEYPVFTTDFGRVGLIICYDLQFPEPSRAMAARGAEILVLPIWGGSDVLARARAIENSVYLISATYDMRSFIVDPTGAILAEATPEQPVARADIDLEAQFFLPWNGNMKTRTWKEWRPDLPITPPPPDARGR; this is encoded by the coding sequence ATGAAAACCCTTTGCTGCGCGCTCCTCGGCGGGCTGGCTTTCGCACTGTTTGCAGGTGAAACCGTGGTTTTCCAGGCCCGTGATTTTGATTCTCCCCCCGAAGCGGCCGGCTGGCGTCCTTTCAGTCCACGCGACGAAACCCGGCCCCTCTGCACCGTGGCCAGGCGCGGCGGCCGCAGTGGCAGCGCCCTCCAAATCGCCAGCGGCGGCAACCTCGCGGCCTTTGGCGGATGGCGCACGGAAATCCAAGGGCTGACCGGCGGCGCCGTGTATCAGTTCTCCGCCTGGTGCCGCACCACCGGCGTGCCCCTCGAACGCCGTTCGGTCATCGCCCGGCTCGAATGGCAGGACGCCCGCGGCCGCCAGGCACGTCCCCCGGATTATGCCATTGACACGGCGCGTGAGGGCCGCTGGATGCGGATGGAATACACCACCCGCATCCCTACCAACGCCACCGCCGTCAAACTTGAGCTGGCGCTGGCCTTTGCGCCAAACGGCGTGGTGTGGTGGGACGATGTGGAGCTGCGCCAACTGCCCGCCATGCCGCAGCGGCCGGTGCGCCTGCTCACCGTTTATCTCCGCCCCCGGAACACGGGCGGCCCGGCGCAAAGCGTGGAAGAGTTTTGCCGGCTGGTGGAAGCGGCCAAGCCTCCCTTGGATTTGGTGTGCCTGCCGGAGGGCATCACCGTCATTGGCACCGGCAAAACTTATGCGGAGGTGAGCGAAACCGTGCCCGGCCCCACCACGGAGCGGCTGGGACGCCTGGCCCAGAAACTCCGGTGCTATGTGGTGGCCGGCCTGTATGAGCGGGTGGGCCATGTCGTGTACAACACCGCCGTCCTGGTCAACCGGGAGGGGCGCCTGGTGGGCAAATATCGCAAAACCCATCTCCCACGCGAGGAATGGGAAGCGGGCATCACACCGGGAAACGAGTACCCGGTTTTCACCACCGACTTCGGCCGGGTGGGCTTGATTATTTGTTACGACTTGCAATTCCCCGAGCCTTCGCGGGCCATGGCGGCCCGGGGCGCGGAAATTCTGGTCCTGCCCATCTGGGGTGGCAGTGACGTGCTGGCCCGGGCGCGCGCCATTGAAAACAGTGTGTACCTGATTTCCGCGACGTATGACATGCGCAGCTTCATCGTGGACCCCACCGGCGCCATTCTCGCCGAAGCCACGCCAGAGCAGCCCGTGGCCCGCGCGGACATTGATTTGGAGGCCCAGTTCTTCCTGCCGTGGAATGGCAACATGAAAACCCGCACGTGGAAAGAATGGCGGCCCGATTTGCCCATCACCCCGCCCCCGCCAGACGCGCGGGGACGTTGA